GAGTTCATTAAGCTATTGTGAGCATTTTCAACACTATAATTTTTAGCTATATTTTCACCGAAATATCTATAGGAAACACCTTCGTTTTTCAAAAGGGTTGTGGAACTACCAAAGGTAGGAGAAGTATGAGAGAAATATGAGTTGTCATTCATGTCTTGAGATTTTATTTTTGCTGCCTTAAAGGTCTTTTCGTCTATTTGAAGAGGGCTTACTCCTGCTTTCTTTCTCTCTTGATTTATTAAATCAAATAATTTTCTTTCCTCAGCACTAATTCCTTTATATTCTTGTTGTGTAGATTCAGTGCTAGTGTTCCCATTGTTGCTTGGTGTGGTAGTTTCGTCTTTAGCACCACTATTATTACTTGGTGTATTAGACTCAGTGTTAGTGTTGCCATTACTACTTGGTGTATTAGAACCAGTGTTATCATTTCCAGTATTGCTTTGGCTATTAGGGATAGTAACTAGGTTTGAATTTCCTTTACTACCGTAATATCTAAATACAATATTAGAATATTTATTTGATATTCCAGTTCCTTTTATAATACTGCAGTTGGTAGACTGATTATCTGTGTATGTTTTACAATTTTTAATACTATAGCCATAGGAGTTATTAGCATTAAGGTTATCAATTAACACATCAGCCTTTACTGTTGAACTAGAGCCTAAAAATACTAGAGTTCCAACCACCATTCCTAAGATTTTTTTATTGTGCTTCATAAAATATCAACTCCCTTGTAATTTTTTAGTCTATGCTTAACTCCTTGTTAAACATTTTAACACAAGGTTTTACAAAAAACGACAAAAAGTTTGTATGTAATTTTTGGATATAACAAAAAAATAATACAAACAAATGAATGTTGACAGAAATGGTAGGGTATAATATACTTAATAAAGAATACCTAGTAGTATACTTGGAATTAAAAAGAGGTGGTTAAATGAAACTTTCAACTAAAGGAAGATATGGGCTAAAGGCTATGTTTGAATTAGCTCTCCATTATGGAGAAGGTCCTATACCTTTAAAAAATATTGCCGAGAGCCAAGATATTTCTGAGAATTATTTAGAGCAATTGATAGCAGTGTTAAGAAGAAATGGTTTAGCTACTAGTGTAAGAGGGGCTCAAGGAGGATATATGCTCAACGAAAGTCCTAATAACATAACTGTTGGTGATATTATTAGAGCATTAGAAGGAGATATTGCACCCTCAGATTGTGTACTAGATGAAAATTTAAATAAATGTTTTAAAGAAGAGTTCTGTGTTACCAAAAATGTATGGATTAAGATTAGAGATAGCATCAATGACGTAATTGATTCAATCA
Above is a window of Proteiniborus ethanoligenes DNA encoding:
- a CDS encoding RrF2 family transcriptional regulator; translation: MKLSTKGRYGLKAMFELALHYGEGPIPLKNIAESQDISENYLEQLIAVLRRNGLATSVRGAQGGYMLNESPNNITVGDIIRALEGDIAPSDCVLDENLNKCFKEEFCVTKNVWIKIRDSINDVIDSITLKDMVDDFEKINEEKEYMYYI
- a CDS encoding CAP domain-containing protein; protein product: MKHNKKILGMVVGTLVFLGSSSTVKADVLIDNLNANNSYGYSIKNCKTYTDNQSTNCSIIKGTGISNKYSNIVFRYYGSKGNSNLVTIPNSQSNTGNDNTGSNTPSSNGNTNTESNTPSNNSGAKDETTTPSNNGNTSTESTQQEYKGISAEERKLFDLINQERKKAGVSPLQIDEKTFKAAKIKSQDMNDNSYFSHTSPTFGSSTTLLKNEGVSYRYFGENIAKNYSVENAHNSLMNSEGHRKNILNPNYTHVGIGIVNGYYTEIFIGK